TCACGGGAAGCTGAAGGGGACGCGCGGAGTGGTCATGAGCCTTGCCTCGATAGATCTTCGTGAGAACACCGCGACCTGGATGAGCGTAGGGAACGTCGAGGCCGTTGTCCTGCGGAAGGATCGTCCCGGGATCGAACATTTGATGCTCAACGGGGGAGTCGTCGGTTACAACCTCCCGCATCTTCGTCCGGCTCGCCTCGCTCTCAGCGAGGGCGACGTCCTGGTATTCGCCACCGACGGGGTGGCAGGGGAGTTCGCATCGGCCTTGAGCCCCTCGGAGCACCCTCAGAAAATGGCGGACAGAATTTGCGCGGATTTTGGGAAAGGGACGGACGACGCTCTCGTGCTGGTTCTCAAATATGGGGGATTGCGGACATGAACGATCAGCACAAGGAACTGACGGACGACTACACAAAGGGATTGAGCAATTACGTCTCCGGCGCCGGAGAGTCCGCGCTGCAGCACGCCTACGAACTCGGGCGGCGTGCGATCAAATCGGGGGTGGGCTGTCTCGACCTTGCCCATGTGCACCAGGAGGCTCTTGTCCAATCAATTCTCGGGGCAGGCTCCGGTCCGGAGGGCGCGCGCATCGCGAGGCTCGGGGGCGCTTTTTTCGAGGAGAGCCTCTCGCCGTACGAGATGACTCACAGGGGCTACCACGAGGTCATGACGGATTTGAGCCGCAGGGCTGCGGAGCTCGCGGTGCTCAACACGAGGCTCGAGCGCGAAATCGAGGAGCGCAAGAAGGCCGAGCGAATGCTGCGGGCGCTGCCGGAGCGGATTCTCGACGCGCAGGAGGCCGAGCGGAGACGCGTCGCCCACGAACTGCACGACGACGTCTGCCAGCGGCTCAGCGCGACAAAGCTCCACATCGGCGCGTTCGAGCAGGAAGTGAAACAGAACCCCAGGCTGCGCTCAAAACTGCAGAACATCAAGCGGCAAATCAACATCAACATCAGGGAGGTCCGCCGCATCGCAGCTCATCTCAGGCCCGCGGCTCTCGACGAGATCGGCCTGCACGTGGCGCTGAGGCTCTTGTGCGAGGATTTTCAGCAAGTCAACCGCGCCACCCGGGCGCAGTTTGAGATGAAGGCGCCTTCCGCCGCCCGGGTCGGATCGCACGTGGAGCTGGCGCTCTATAGGATCGCCCAGGAGGGCCTCTCCAATGTCGCCAAACACGCGCATGCCAAAAAAGTGCTGGTCCGGCTCGGCCGCGAAAACGGATTCGTCCGGCTCGATATCCGCGACAACGGCCGCGGCTTCGAAGTCGACAGGCCGTCGGCGAACTCCACGCGCGGGTACAAGCTCGGACTCCTGAACATGAAGGAAAGGGCGGAGCTTCTCCATGGCTCGTGCAAGATCACATCTGCGCCGGGCAAAGGGACGCACATCCGGATCGAAATCCCGGCAGCCACCGGGCCCTCTCATGAATAAGATCAAAGTCCTCTTTGCGGACGATCACGGAGTGGTTCGAAGCGGTCTGCGGGCGCTGTTCCGGAGTTCCCCGGAGTTTACCGTCGTGGGGGCGGCCCGCGACGGGGAACAGGCGGTTCGTTTGGCCGCGAAAACCAGGCCCGACATCGTCCTTCTCGACATCTCGATGCCGAAAATCAACGGCATCGAAGCGACCCGCATCATAAAGCGGGACAATCCCGAAAGCAGAATCCTGATCCTGACGATCCACGAGGACGAAGACTATCTGTATGAGATCATCCGTGCGGGCGCGAACGGGTACGTCCTGAAAAGCGCCGAGAAGAGAGAGATCTTTGCCGCGGTGCACGCGGTCGCGGCCGGCGAGAGCTTTTTTAGCCCGGGCATGTCGAAACTCATCCTCGACGGGTTCATCAAAAAGGCGAAGGCCGAAAAACCGCAGCGGGAAACGGCCGGCGATCGCCTGACCGCCCGCGAAGCGGAGGTATTACGGCACATCGCGCAGGGACTCTCGGGACCGAAAATCGCCGAAAAACTCTTCCTCAGCGTAAATACGGTGAACACGCACCGGAATAACCTCATGCAGAAGCTGAATATTCACGACACCGCCGCGCTCGTCCGCTATGCGTTTGAGAACGGGTATTCCGATCTCACCCCCTCATGAGAAATAACTAGAAGGTACGCCCGCCCGACTAGCCTCCATCGGGTAGGCAAAAATTACTCATTTCCGCCGATTGTGGTTCACCGGAAACCGGATTATCTTCCATAAAACAGCCGAACTCACTTCGCACCATGAACCTGGATTCTGGAGTTCTCGTTCACGAAGCGTCCCCCTCTGAAGGGGGGTCTCAAGCCCGGACACCGAAAGGGGTCGAACCGGTGCTCCTGGGACGGAGTGCGTCCATCGGCGAGATCCGGTCGGCGGTTGCGCTGGTCGCGAAATCTCCGACCGCCGTCCTCATCAGCGGGGAGAGCGGGACCGGCAAAGAGGTTGTCGCACGGCTGATTCATGCGCAGAGCGACCGGGCGAACAAGCCGTTCATCGCCGTAAATTGCGGAGCGCTTCCCAAGGATGTGATTGAGAATGAGTTGTTCGGCCACGAGAAAGGGGCTTTCACCGGGGCTCTTCCGAAAAAGGCGGGTTGCTTTGAGCTTGCCGAGGGGGGAACGCTGTTCTTCGATGAGCTCGCCGAAATGCACACGGAGACTCAGGTGAAGCTCCTCCGCGCGATCGAGCTGAAGTGTTTCCGCAGGCTCGGGGGGACTGAGGAGATACGCGTCGACGTCCGGACACTGGCGGCGACGAACCGGGACGTGTCGGCCGCCCTGAAATCGCGGGACTTGCGGGAAGACCTCTACTACCGTTTCAGCGTCATTGAAATCTTTATTCCGCCTCTCCGGGAGCGGAGGGAGGATATCCCGATCCTCCTTGAGGCGTTCCTCGGAGTGTTCGGCGAGCGATACGGGAGAACCGGCCAGTCGTTTTCTCCCGATGCGGTGGAAATGCTGACCGGGTTCGACTGGCCGGGTAACGTGCGCGAGCTGAAAAACGTCGTGGAGAGGGCGGTCGTCATGTGCCTGGAGGACGTCATCCATCCAAAGTATCTGCCCGAGAAGATCAACGGAAGCAGGAAACCATCCTCCCAGATCAGCATTCCCGTCGGAACGTCGCTCAAGGGAGCGGAGAAGGCGATCGTTCTCCAGACGCTCGCCTCGGTGCAGGATAACCGGTCGAAGGCGGCGAGGGTGCTCGGCCTGAGCCGGAGAGCCCTGCTCTACAAGCTGCACCGGTACGAGAACGGGGTGTGAGAATAAAAGCAGCATCAGGCTTTCGCCCGATGCTGGCTGGTGGATTCGCCGGAGAACGGCGTGAATGCCCTGTCGCCCCTCTTGTTGCCTGCGACGTTCCTTACTTCAGGAGTACAAGTTTCTTGCTCTGCGTGAAGCTGCCGGCATCGAGCCTGTAGAAATAGGTGCCGCTTGGCATGCCGCCGGCATTCCAGACGGCCTGAAACGTGCCGGCGCCGAGCTCTCCGTCGAGTAGGGTCGCCACTTCCTGGCCGAGCGAATTATAGACCTTGAGTGTCGCATGCCCCGCCTCCGGAAGCTCGAACCGGATCGTCGTCGATGGGTTGAACGGATTCGGAAAATTCTGGCTGAGGGCGTACGATTGCGGAATCCCCTCTTCTACCTGCTGCACCGAAGCAGTTCCATACGCGGAAACAAAAGTCCGCCTGTTTGAAGTCCTGAACGACCAGACCGCGGACCACGAGCTCGTCCCGCCGGCGTTCGACGCATTCACCCGCCAGTAGTAGGTTGTGTTGCTTGAGAGGCCGGTCAACGCGAAGGAAGCCGCTGTCAGCGCCGCCTGATCCGAGACGAGGCCCGAGAAGGCGCTGCTGGCCGAGACCTGCAGATGGTATGAACTCGCTCCCGCCGCCGGGTTCCACGTCAGGGTCGTGCTGCCGGAGACCTTGCTCGCCCCGTTGCCCGGTGAAACCAGCGTCGGGACGGGCGGCGCATTCGGCGCGGAGGCTTGCGTCGCAAACGAAAACGTGTTCGACCAACCGCTCGTTCCCGCGGAATTTGTCGCGTTCACTCGCCAGTAGTAGGTGGTTCCGGTTGCGAGCCCGGGAGCCGTCGCCTGGGTCGCCGCGATGCCGCTCTGATCGAGTGCGGTTGACGAAAAATCCGTTCGGACCGAAAGCTGCAGCCGGTACGATGATGCCCCCGTGGAGGCACTCCATGCCAGCGTCGGGTTCGTAGCAACGTTCGAGGCTCCGCTTACCGGGGCGCTGAGTGCCGGGACGGAAGGGACGGAGGCAACAGCCGTTCCCCCGAACCGGACGTCATCCACATAGAAGGTCTGCGCCGAACCGCTCATGTCCATGATATCCAGACGGCTTACCACTTGCCCGCCCGGATTCAGCTGGCTCATCGGGATCGATACCTGGACCCACTGGCCGGCCGCCGGTGCTCCGTAGCTGACGCGCGGAAAGGCCGTGCCGAGCTCGTTTTCGAACAGGAGCGATAATGAGACTCCCCCCGAAGGCGAGAAGATCGCAAGTTTGACGCTCGAATAAGACGAGGTGTTCACGTTGACGGGCGCTCCCCAGTTGCCCGAGTGCACGCTCAACCCTCCCCATGCGCTTTGGACGACCTTCATCGAAGTTGCCCCGCTGTAATGCTGCTCGCTGTTCGAAAAATCGACCGTCGCGCCCCATGATGCGTCGATCCATGGCGCAAGCAATCCGTCCTGAGACACCCAGAGGTCGGATGTCGCCGGTTGGGCTGCGGCGGTCGTGAAACTATTGGCAGTCGACCAACCGCTGGTGCCGGCGCTATTCGTGGCGTTGACCCGCCAGTAGTAGAGCGTGCTGTTGGCCAGGCCGCTTGCGCTTGAAGCGGTGCCCTGGATTCCGCTCTGGTCCGCCGCTATTGTCGAGAAAGCCGGGCTTGCGGAGATCTGGAGACGGTACGAAGACGCGCCCGTTGAAGAATTCCACGAGAGCGAGGGAGTCGTTGGGACGTCTGTCGCCCCGTTTGCCGGCGCGGCCAGGATGGGTGCTGCGGGTGCGACCGGCGCCGTCGCGGCCGTCGAGAAGCTGTACACACTCGACCATGCGCTCGTTCCGGCGCTATTCGTGGCGTTGACGCGCCAGTAGTACGTGGTGGAGTTGGCAAGCCCGCTCACGGCCGATGAGAGCGGAACGAGCCCGGATTGATTCACGATCGCGGGTGCAAAGGACGTGTTGGACGCGACCTGCAGTCCGTAGGACGAGGCGCCCGTGGAAGCGCTCCAGGAGAGCGTTGCCGCAGTCGCCATTCCGGTGGTACCATTGAGCGGCATGGCGAGCGCCGGGGGAGCCGGCAGGGCCGGGGTGGGAGTCCCGCCGCCGATCGCCTGCTTCACCGCCTGCAGCAGCCGGTCCCGGTTCGGAAACGTCCCCGGGAGATACCCGCCGCCGAGCTCCCAGATGATGATTCCGCCGATTCCCTTGCTTCGGGCGTACTCGACTTTTTTCCGGCAGGTGTTCTCGTTGTCATAGGAAATAAACATGTCGCCGGTCGAACCCGCGTTGTCAAAACTAAGATACGAGGCCTGCGCGCTCGAATCCCACCGCTCGTTCGCGGACTGGTAGTAATTCTGAAGGATCGTGTAGTACGGCACATTTGATTGGAGCGAGGGGGCGGCCGACCAGCTCTGGCGCGGAGCCGTAGCTCCTCCTGAAGGCGTTCCCGTGCCTCCACTCCAGACATAGCCGTAGAAATCGATCCCGATGCCCAGCTTGTTCGCCGCAATTCCGCCGGACACGAAATCGTCCACCATTCCGTTCGCCGAAGGGACGTACCCGCCGGTGCTCGGGAACTTGAACCCGCCGTCATAGATCGGGGAATTATGCCACGTCACCCAGCCCGGCCAGGGGCCCGACATGTCATAGGTCATGATGTTGACCTGGTCGAGCTTCGACTGAACCTGCGCGATGATCGCGGGCTGCCATCCGGTTGCCGCGGTGAGCATCGGTCGGGGGCTCACCCCATCCAGGGCAGTCCGGAGAGCGGTGATGAATGCGACATACTGGTTTGCGTCGCCCGCATTCAACGGTTCCCAGTCGATGTCGACCCCGTCGTATCCCCGGCTCGTCGTGAACGAGACGATATTCGAAACAAAGGTGTTCATCGTTCCGCCGCTTGTCGCTCCCAGGAATCCACCCTCGGTGTTCCATCCGCCGATGCAGACCAGCGCCTTCCTGCCGGCGCCATGGGCCGCCTGCACCAGCGCGGCGGAGTTCGCCGGGCTGATGCTGTTGCTCAGATAATCGAGAGAGCCGTTGGTTTGCGGCACGAGAGCGAAGTGGATAATATCCGTCACGGCGGAGTAGTCGATTTCCGAGGGGGGAAGGTACCCCTGGTTCCAGCCGGCATAGTAAGCGCTGACCCAGGGATTCGACTGGGCATGCGCGGTGAGAGTCGCGAGGGTTGTTGCGCCCCACACCAGAAGTAAGACGATGATGCGATGTTTCACGATGAAGTTCTCCTTTACGAATGTTGATGATTGATGTTCGTTGTGCCCGGCACTCAAGCGGGAGGCCTCTCCGGATCGGGATCAAACGGCGCCAGACTCTTCTGACCGGCAATGCGACCGGATTTCGGCTCCTGGGCAAGACGCTCGAAGAGCGCCGCCAGCTCGAAGATCTGCGTCGATTTGTCGAAGAAAAAGGCCGCTCCGGCTTCGAGGCAGGTCTTCCGGTACCGCGGATCCGCAAGATTGGTGAGCATCACCACGACGATACCGGGATGATCCCTCCTGATCTGACGCAGGAAGTCGATCCCGCTCGCTCCCACAAGCTGGATGTCGAGGATGACCACATCGGGCTTGAGGCTCGTCACCGAACTGATCACCAACGCGGAATCGGTGGTGTAGCCCGCGATTTCGACCCCTTCGACATCGGATAAGAGGGCTGCGAGCCGAAGGCAGATGAGAGGTGAATCGTCGACTATCAGTACTTTCATATCCTCAGGCACCGTTTTTACTCGAGTCGTTTCCAAGCGTATCTCCTGTGGTGTCATTCTTGCGTCGTGTACAAGGTACGAAGCCGGAGATGCCTGCGGTATCGGTAAAGCGATGAAAACCGTGTAGTAATTTGGGAAGCGGGACTACGGAGAGGGGAATGAGATCGGCCGTTGGACAAAGTGGAATGGTAATCGGATGGAGGGGAGAACTATAAAGATCCCGGCCTGAAACATGCCGGGATGACGAGCAGAGGAGTTTATCCCGCGCAGGCGGGACTCAGGATAACAAGATCAGGGAGGGGGCCTCCCGGAACCTCAAGCCGGTTGCTTATCGGTTTGCGGTTGCGGAGAGGGAGGTACGGCGAGAATCGGAAGGGAGATCTAAGAGATCTCCCGACATCAAACCCCGGAGCCCCAGGAGGCCGGCGGGGAGGACGAACGCGAGCATCTCGCCGAAAATCCGCACCTCAAGGATGCTTCCCACCAGCATCGCCGCCCCGAGAAAGGGGAGAGCGGCGAGGAACGTGCGTTTCACGAAGCGCTCGCGGATCAGCCGATACCCGGCCAGCGCGGGAAGCCACCAGATCGCCACGGCGCTCAAAAACAGCGGATAGCTCTTCGGATTCCGGAGAAGAGTCAGGTTCGCGGCAAGATGTTCTTCAAACAATGATCCTCCCTCGGTCGGGTTGGAGCCATACATCGTGAAGAGAAGGTATTTTACACCCGCCCAGACGGCGAACTGCGAGAGAGAGTGCATCGCGATGGTCCTCGTCCGCTCTCTTCCAAACGCGTCGAGAGCATACGCAAGTGTCAGAACCAGCGTGGTCTCCCGATTGAACGTCCCCACCAGGAAGACGCAGTAATAAGCCGCCCGCCATTTCCTGGAAAGACAGATAAGCCCGAGGATCGTGATCAGGAGCGCGGGAATGTCGTACGGCGCCCAATAGGGCGCATACCTGGGCAACAGGTAAACCCAGGGGAGGGCCAGGAAAAGGCTCATCGACATGAGCGATCCGGCAAGTGTATCCCGGATAAACTGGAGGAGATAATACCGGAACGCAAGAAGCGCGCCGACCACCGAGGCGAACTCAAGGGCGATGGCCGCCCGGGCGATCCCGGCCGGAACGTTCTGCGTGATCCAGAGCTGTTCCGCCACATGGAAAGGCGGGATGAACCCCGACAGGAGGTTGATGATCCAGATCGTGAGCACGCGGTACTGGAAGGGAAGATCCGCCCGATAGGTTGTAAGTTGTGCGAGCGTGCATCTCCCGTATTCGGCGTCGAGCTGGAACCTCAGGATCGTGAAATAATAGGCGAACTGGCACGCGAGAAGGATGAACGCGCCATGGATCACCCACGGGGGGAGGGCGTTCCGCCTCACGTCCTCGTGAGATCTGTACCCGCTCCGGGCAAGGGGGGGAGCGGAGAGGAGATCAGTCGAGAAGCTTCTGTTCAAGCGCATAGTGAATGAGTTCCGCGGTCGATTTCATATGCATTTTTTGCAGCAGCCGGGTGCGATAGGTATTGACAGTCCTGACGCTCAGCGAGAGCTGGTGCGCGATTTCTCGGGCCTTCTTGCCCGCCGCGATCATCCGAAGAATCTGAAATTCGCGGTCGGAAAGCGATTCGTGCGGTCGTCTTACCGCACTTGTGTCGATCTCTTCGGCCAGCTTCTCGGCGAGCGAGTTGCTGACATATTTCCCGCCCCGGTGAACCTTCCGGATGGCTTTCACAAGCTCCTCGGGCGCGCTCTCTTTCGTGACGTACCCCGAGGCGCCGGTCTTAAGCACCCGCGTGGCGAAACGATCTTCCGGATGCATGCTCAGGATGAGGATGGGAAGCCTGGGGAATTGCTGCCGAACGTCCTTCAGGGCGTCGAGGCCGCTCGTTCCGGGAAGGGAGATGTCGAGGACCAGGACGTCGACCTCCTTCTCCCGGAGAAGATCAAGCATTTCCGCAGCGGTCCTGGCCTCGCCGGCCACCCGCATATCGGATTCCGCCAGGAGGATTTTGGCGACACCTTCCCTCATGAGGGGGTGATCGTCGGTGATGAGGATTCGAATCATTGTGCCTCCCCTCGGGAAGAACCCTGGCGGAGGGGGATTGTGACCGTCACGATCGTCCCTTTTTCTTTACCCCGCGCGATCTGGACTTCCCCCCCGAAGAGATGGGAGCGTTCCCTCATTCCGAGCAACCCAAGCGAGCCGGGTCCCTGGAGCTCCTCCTCCGTGATCCCCCGCCCGTCATCGGCGACGACGAGGAGCAGCTTCCCCTCTTCGGTGCGAAGAGTCACGTCCACTTCGCTTGCTTTGGCGTGGCGGGCGATATTCGTGAGGGTCTCCTGAAAGATCCGGAACACGGCGATCGACTTCTCCTGATCGAGCTCGAGCGGCGCGTCCGTAAGGTTCAGCCGGGCCGGGATCCCGGTCCGGTGCTCAAACTCCTGTGCCTGCCATTGCAACGCCTCCAGGAGCCCCAGGTTGTCGAGGACATCGGGTCTCAACTCTGTGGCAATCTTTCGCACCGATTTGATCGTCGTATCGACCATCTTTTGCATCGCGGCGATCTCCGCCTTCGCCTGGGCGATCAGGCGCTCGCCGTTCCGGCCGGACAACTTCCGGTCCAGCATCGCGAGGTCGATTTTGACCGCGGTCATCATCTGTCCGAGCTCGTCATGGATCTCCCGCGCGATCTTCTTTCGCTCCTCCTCGCGGGCGTTCTGGAGGCGTGCCGCGAGGGCCCGGAGCTGGCGGCTCGTGCTCCTCAATCCCTCCTCCGCCTCCCGCTTCTCCCTCTCCGCCCGCTTTTTCGCGAGGACGTTCAGGACGGCCTGAGGGAGCCGCTTGAGACTCGTCTTGAGAATATAGTCGTCCGCCCCGGCCTTCATGCATTCCACGGCAACTTCCTCGGACTGGCTCCCCGTGACGAGAATAAAGGGGATGCTGAGGCGCAGGCTTTTCAACAGCCGGAGGGCCTCAAGCGCGCTGAACTGGGGGAGGGTAAAATCCGCGAGAATGATGTCGGGCAGCGGCGTGTTCAGCTCCTGGAGGAATCCTTCCTTCGACTCGACCCGTTTCGAGTGAAACGAGATTTGCGACGCCCGCATTTCATGCTCGGCAAGCTCCGCGTCGGAGGGGGTATCCTCCACGAGCAGTATCCGAAGCGGTTGGTTCATCGCAGCGGCGGCGGCTGATTCAATAAGAGCCAGTAGAGGCCGAGATCCTGAACGCATCTGACGAATTTGTCGAAGTCGACCGGCTTGACGATATAACTGTTGACCCCGAGCCGGTAGCTTTCAATGATATCCCGGTCCTCCTTGGAGGAGGTCAGGACCACGACCGGTATCATCCGGGTCCTGTCGTCGGCTTTCATCCGCCGGAGCACTTCCAATCCGTCGACCTTCGGCAGTTTCAGGTCGAGCAGCACGACCCGTGGAATGCGGCCGGCGGGCGGGGGATCTCCCGATTCTTTGCCGAACAAGAATTCCAGCGCTTCCGCTCCATCGCTCACACGAAAGACCTTATTTGCCAGCTTGTTTTTATCGAGAGCCCGGAGCGTGAGCTCCGCGTCATTTGGATTGTCCTCTACGAGGAGGATCTCTACGATATGTGCTTCAGCGGCCATTCGCCCCGCTCCCTCCGGGTGTTACCGGGGAAGTGTGAAATAAAAGGTCGCCCCGCCTCCAACGGTGGCCTCGGCGCTGACCTCCCCGCCGTGCCGGTCTATGATCCGCTTCACGATCGCCAGGCCGACCCCCGTTCCCTCAAACTCCTTATCGCTGTGAAGTCGTTGGAAGACTCCGAACAATTTGTTTCGGTACTGCATGTCGAAACCGACGCCGTTGTCCTTGACATAGTAGAGCAGCTTTTCCTGCCGGGCGCATCCTCCGATTTCGACGGCTGGAATCTCCCGCCGCTTACTGAACTTCAGGGCGTTGGAGATGAGGTTCACGAATACCTGGCGGATCAGCGCGGGATCGCCGCGCGCCTCCGGAAGCGGCCGGATGGTGACCCGGGCTTCCGTCCCGGAATCCGGCTCCTTCAGATCCTCGGTGACCGACGTTGCAAGCGCGGTCATATCAATTCCGGAATAGCTCAGCGGTTGGCGGCCGATCCGGGAAAATGCCAGCAGATTGTCGATCAACTCTCCCATCCTCAGCGCCCCGTTCCTGACGATGTTCAGAAGCCGCTGCGCTTCGGGATCGATCCCTTTGGAGAAATCTTCCACCAGGATTCTCGAAAAACCGACGATGGCGCGGAGGGGCGCGCGAAGATCGTGGGAGACCGAGTAGGTGAACGCCTCGAGCTCCCTGTTGACCGCCTCCACGCGGCGAAACTGTTCCTGCACGTCTTTCCGGTCGGTGATGTCCCGGCTGTTCAGAACGATCGCCCGTATGCTGGGGTCCGCGAGGAG
This is a stretch of genomic DNA from Bacteroidota bacterium. It encodes these proteins:
- a CDS encoding response regulator transcription factor gives rise to the protein MNKIKVLFADDHGVVRSGLRALFRSSPEFTVVGAARDGEQAVRLAAKTRPDIVLLDISMPKINGIEATRIIKRDNPESRILILTIHEDEDYLYEIIRAGANGYVLKSAEKREIFAAVHAVAAGESFFSPGMSKLILDGFIKKAKAEKPQRETAGDRLTAREAEVLRHIAQGLSGPKIAEKLFLSVNTVNTHRNNLMQKLNIHDTAALVRYAFENGYSDLTPS
- a CDS encoding SpoIIE family protein phosphatase, encoding MTLLTEHSTLDWAIAELPLAGEARSGDLHIVKQFDHKLLVGVVDGLGHGSAAADASRIAVDVLEENPHGTLESLVARCHGKLKGTRGVVMSLASIDLRENTATWMSVGNVEAVVLRKDRPGIEHLMLNGGVVGYNLPHLRPARLALSEGDVLVFATDGVAGEFASALSPSEHPQKMADRICADFGKGTDDALVLVLKYGGLRT
- a CDS encoding sigma-54 dependent transcriptional regulator: MNLDSGVLVHEASPSEGGSQARTPKGVEPVLLGRSASIGEIRSAVALVAKSPTAVLISGESGTGKEVVARLIHAQSDRANKPFIAVNCGALPKDVIENELFGHEKGAFTGALPKKAGCFELAEGGTLFFDELAEMHTETQVKLLRAIELKCFRRLGGTEEIRVDVRTLAATNRDVSAALKSRDLREDLYYRFSVIEIFIPPLRERREDIPILLEAFLGVFGERYGRTGQSFSPDAVEMLTGFDWPGNVRELKNVVERAVVMCLEDVIHPKYLPEKINGSRKPSSQISIPVGTSLKGAEKAIVLQTLASVQDNRSKAARVLGLSRRALLYKLHRYENGV
- a CDS encoding response regulator gives rise to the protein MNQPLRILLVEDTPSDAELAEHEMRASQISFHSKRVESKEGFLQELNTPLPDIILADFTLPQFSALEALRLLKSLRLSIPFILVTGSQSEEVAVECMKAGADDYILKTSLKRLPQAVLNVLAKKRAEREKREAEEGLRSTSRQLRALAARLQNAREEERKKIAREIHDELGQMMTAVKIDLAMLDRKLSGRNGERLIAQAKAEIAAMQKMVDTTIKSVRKIATELRPDVLDNLGLLEALQWQAQEFEHRTGIPARLNLTDAPLELDQEKSIAVFRIFQETLTNIARHAKASEVDVTLRTEEGKLLLVVADDGRGITEEELQGPGSLGLLGMRERSHLFGGEVQIARGKEKGTIVTVTIPLRQGSSRGEAQ
- a CDS encoding response regulator; translated protein: MAAEAHIVEILLVEDNPNDAELTLRALDKNKLANKVFRVSDGAEALEFLFGKESGDPPPAGRIPRVVLLDLKLPKVDGLEVLRRMKADDRTRMIPVVVLTSSKEDRDIIESYRLGVNSYIVKPVDFDKFVRCVQDLGLYWLLLNQPPPLR
- a CDS encoding ATP-binding protein, with translation MNDQHKELTDDYTKGLSNYVSGAGESALQHAYELGRRAIKSGVGCLDLAHVHQEALVQSILGAGSGPEGARIARLGGAFFEESLSPYEMTHRGYHEVMTDLSRRAAELAVLNTRLEREIEERKKAERMLRALPERILDAQEAERRRVAHELHDDVCQRLSATKLHIGAFEQEVKQNPRLRSKLQNIKRQININIREVRRIAAHLRPAALDEIGLHVALRLLCEDFQQVNRATRAQFEMKAPSAARVGSHVELALYRIAQEGLSNVAKHAHAKKVLVRLGRENGFVRLDIRDNGRGFEVDRPSANSTRGYKLGLLNMKERAELLHGSCKITSAPGKGTHIRIEIPAATGPSHE
- a CDS encoding response regulator transcription factor, which encodes MIRILITDDHPLMREGVAKILLAESDMRVAGEARTAAEMLDLLREKEVDVLVLDISLPGTSGLDALKDVRQQFPRLPILILSMHPEDRFATRVLKTGASGYVTKESAPEELVKAIRKVHRGGKYVSNSLAEKLAEEIDTSAVRRPHESLSDREFQILRMIAAGKKAREIAHQLSLSVRTVNTYRTRLLQKMHMKSTAELIHYALEQKLLD
- a CDS encoding glycosyl hydrolase family 18 protein, translating into MKHRIIVLLLVWGATTLATLTAHAQSNPWVSAYYAGWNQGYLPPSEIDYSAVTDIIHFALVPQTNGSLDYLSNSISPANSAALVQAAHGAGRKALVCIGGWNTEGGFLGATSGGTMNTFVSNIVSFTTSRGYDGVDIDWEPLNAGDANQYVAFITALRTALDGVSPRPMLTAATGWQPAIIAQVQSKLDQVNIMTYDMSGPWPGWVTWHNSPIYDGGFKFPSTGGYVPSANGMVDDFVSGGIAANKLGIGIDFYGYVWSGGTGTPSGGATAPRQSWSAAPSLQSNVPYYTILQNYYQSANERWDSSAQASYLSFDNAGSTGDMFISYDNENTCRKKVEYARSKGIGGIIIWELGGGYLPGTFPNRDRLLQAVKQAIGGGTPTPALPAPPALAMPLNGTTGMATAATLSWSASTGASSYGLQVASNTSFAPAIVNQSGLVPLSSAVSGLANSTTYYWRVNATNSAGTSAWSSVYSFSTAATAPVAPAAPILAAPANGATDVPTTPSLSWNSSTGASSYRLQISASPAFSTIAADQSGIQGTASSASGLANSTLYYWRVNATNSAGTSGWSTANSFTTAAAQPATSDLWVSQDGLLAPWIDASWGATVDFSNSEQHYSGATSMKVVQSAWGGLSVHSGNWGAPVNVNTSSYSSVKLAIFSPSGGVSLSLLFENELGTAFPRVSYGAPAAGQWVQVSIPMSQLNPGGQVVSRLDIMDMSGSAQTFYVDDVRFGGTAVASVPSVPALSAPVSGASNVATNPTLAWSASTGASSYRLQLSVRTDFSSTALDQSGIAATQATAPGLATGTTYYWRVNATNSAGTSGWSNTFSFATQASAPNAPPVPTLVSPGNGASKVSGSTTLTWNPAAGASSYHLQVSASSAFSGLVSDQAALTAASFALTGLSSNTTYYWRVNASNAGGTSSWSAVWSFRTSNRRTFVSAYGTASVQQVEEGIPQSYALSQNFPNPFNPSTTIRFELPEAGHATLKVYNSLGQEVATLLDGELGAGTFQAVWNAGGMPSGTYFYRLDAGSFTQSKKLVLLK
- a CDS encoding response regulator transcription factor, translated to MKVLIVDDSPLICLRLAALLSDVEGVEIAGYTTDSALVISSVTSLKPDVVILDIQLVGASGIDFLRQIRRDHPGIVVVMLTNLADPRYRKTCLEAGAAFFFDKSTQIFELAALFERLAQEPKSGRIAGQKSLAPFDPDPERPPA